In a genomic window of Parambassis ranga chromosome 24, fParRan2.1, whole genome shotgun sequence:
- the lrfn2b gene encoding leucine-rich repeat and fibronectin type-III domain-containing protein 2, whose product MDHIIWCLLVLGTTVMICSACPKCCVCQNLSESLGTLCASKGLLFVPPDIDRNTVELRLGGNYILRITQQDFANMTDLVDLTLSRNTISYIQPFSFGDLETLCSLHLDNNRLMELGPDDLRGLVNLQHLIVNNNQLGRIHDKAFEDLAPALEDLDLSYNNLMSLPWHSVRQMLNLHQLSLDHNLLDFIPEGTFTELEKLARLDLTSNRLQKLPPDAVFARAQDSVILTTPYGPQLSLSLGGNPLHCNCEMLWLRRLDRDDDLETCVSPPSLKGRYFWNVKEEEFLCQPPLITQHTHKMLILEGQAAILRCEATGDPSPSIHWISPDDRLLRNSSRTTVYGNGTLSITITTSKDYGTFTCIAANVAGESTASVEMSIIQLPHLSNGTGQPVQPKSRLSDITGTTRISSGTTKSQSERVVSVSEVTAVSALVKWTMSKSAPMVKMYQLQYNCSDDEVLIYRMIPASNKAFLVTSLVSGTRYDVCVLAAWDDIATTLTATNVVGCTHFFTQDDYPQCHSLLSQLLGGTMILVVGGIIVATLLVFIVILMVRYKAADTEPPAEKLTSLSDTHSQTNGGRVGQNGILMPLSQQHCQTEPKGKAKVSLHDEVVEFKCGSLQSSLTTSSSSSSIAGDLYSPTRTLANIWRSAPCKPRSNLDHLLGAFTSLELRGIQSRDPAAHSSNTTVKAKPHTDREPLLGQTLDSSLSRLLMLPLDSKPKRSQSFDMGDVTGTSQQTLCSKPCRISSIWTKRSMSVNGMLLQCEEEGDTCGSKGTRDSGDWVIESTV is encoded by the exons ATGGACCACATCATCTGGTGTCTGCTGGTCCTGGGAACCACAGTGATGATCTGCAGTGCATGCCCCAAGTGCTGTGTATGCCAGAATCTCTCGGAGTCCCTGGGGACTTTATGTGCCTCCAAAGGCCTTCTTTTTGTGCCTCCAGACATTGACCGCAACACAGTGGAGCTCCGGCTGGGAGGAAACTATATTCTTCGCATCACACAGCAGGACTTTGCCAACATGACTGACCTAGTGGACCTGACCCTCTCCAGGAACACTATTAGCTACATTCAGCCTTTCTCCTTTGGTGATCTGGAAACCCTGTGCTCACTTCATCTGGACAATAATCGCTTAATGGAGCTAGGTCCTGATGATTTGCGAGGCTTGGTAAACTTGCAACACTTAATTGTTAACAATAACCAACTTGGACGTATCCACGACAAGGCCTTTGAAGACCTGGCACCTGCCTTAGAGGATCTGGATCTCTCCTACAATAATCTTATGTCACTTCCCTGGCATTCAGTCCGACAAATGCTTAACCTGCATCAACTTAGTTTGGACCACAATCTGTTAGACTTTATTCCGGAGGGCACCTTTACAGAACTGGAAAAGCTAGCAAGACTGGACTTGACATCAAACCGCTTGCAGAAACTACCCCCAGATGCAGTCTTTGCCCGAGCCCAGGACTCAGTGATTCTGACCACACCATATGGTCCTCAGCTGTCCCTAAGCCTGGGTGGAAACCCATTACACTGTAACTGTGAGATGCTGTGGTTACGCAGGCTTGATAGAGATGATGACCTGGAGACTTGTGTTTCCCCACCTTCTCTGAAGGGTCGTTACTTTTGGAATGTAAAAGAGGAGGAATTTTTATGTCAGCCACCCCTTATTACCCAGCACACCCATAAGATGCTGATTTTAGAGGGCCAAGCGGCCATCTTACGTTGTGAAGCAACTGGGGACCCTTCTCCCTCTATTCACTGGATTTCACCTGATGATCGGCTGCTCAGAAACTCCTCCCGAACTACAGTTTATGGCAATGGAACCTTGAGCATCACTATCACTACCTCCAAGGACTATGGTACCTTTACTTGCATTGCTGCAAATGTAGCTGGGGAGTCCACAGCTTCTGTAGAGATGTCCATCATTCAACTCCCACACCTCAGCAACGGCACTGGCCAGCCAGTGCAGCCAAAGTCACGGCTCTCTGACATTACTGGTACTACCAGGATCAGCAGTGGGACTACCAAGAGCCAGTCTGAGAGAGTAGTGTCAGTCTCTGAGGTGACAGCTGTTTCAGCACTGGTCAAGTGGACAATGAGCAAGTCGGCACCAATGGTGAAGATGTACCAACTCCAATACAACTGCTCTGATGATGAAGTTTTGATCTACAG GATGATTCCAGCCTCCAACAAAGCTTTCTTGGTGACTAGCCTGGTGTCTGGAACTCGCTACGACGTGTGCGTGCTAGCTGCCTGGGATGACATTGCCACCACACTCACAGCCACCAATGTTGTGGGCTGCACACATTTCTTTACCCAGGATGACTACCCTCAGTGCCATTCTCTGCTTAGTCAGCTGCTGGGAGGCACCATGATCCTGGTGGTAGGGGGCATTATCGTGGCTACCTTGCTTGTCTTCATTGTCATCCTCATGGTACGATACAAAGCTGCAGATACTGAACCTCCAGCGGAGAAATTGACCAGCCTTagtgacacacactctcagaccAATGGGGGCCGAGTCGGTCAAAATGGAATTCTTATGCCCCTGTCTCAGCAGCACTGTCAAACTGAGCCCAAGGGCAAGGCCAAAGTTAGTCTTCACGATGAGGTAGTAGAATTCAAGTGTGGCTCCCTTCAAAGCAGCCTGAcaacctcctcttcctcaagcTCCATTGCTGGGGACTTGTACAGCCCCACGAGGACTCTTGCCAACATTTGGAGGTCAGCCCCCTGCAAGCCCCGGTCAAACCTCGATCACCTCCTCGGGGCATTCACCTCACTAGAGCTTCGGGGAATACAGAGTCGAGATCCTGCAGCCCACAGCAGCAATACCACGGTGAAAGCAAAGCCCCATACAGACAGAGAACCACTGCTCGGCCAGACACTGGACTCCAGCCTTAGCCGGCTCCTCATGCTGCCTTTGGACTCCAAACCAAAACGGAGCCAGTCCTTTGATATGGGAGATGTAACAGGAACCTCCCAGCAAACCCTTTGCAGCAAACCCTGCAGAATCAGCAGTATCTGGACCAAGAGGAGCATGTCTGTGAATGgcatgctgctgcagtgtgaggaggagggagacacaTGTGGCAGTAAAGGTACAAGAGACAGTGGCGACTGGGTGATAGAGAGTACTGTTTAG
- the LOC114429177 gene encoding ankyrin repeat domain-containing protein 9 yields MASLTVGLGARRIEKHQKSFSLFFYRAVRDLKPVWMLEDMRTMETFYQEEDASLRIYTPSEALLYAIVHDHQAYAQYLLRRYRDEALAKPGERFCCCTSSSPHLAMAVRYDRRYILGLILQETHRMASMSPHTDRRGCFATDDGSTPLHLACELLRPQAVIMLLGNGASPHDQDPNGLTPLDVILEKLRDSKVMNGGERRQCLDNLLMFMPKVRFKLKGALDREPERWSKVLGKEMYKYLTGKSPAPLVLTAMQTVLKQLSPATFPDSLNDLPIPPSLKPMGLPVHGGRQDTKECDSMTKLLLL; encoded by the coding sequence ATGGCCTCTTTAACCGTAGGCTTGGGGGCGCGGCGCATTGAGAAGCACCAGAAGTCTTTCTCCTTGTTCTTCTACCGGGCTGTCCGGGACCTGAAACCGGTCTGGATGCTGGAGGACATGCGAACGATGGAGACATTTTACCAGGAGGAGGACGCCAGCCTGAGAATTTACACGCCGTCAGAAGCGTTGCTTTACGCTATAGTTCACGACCACCAGGCGTACGCCCAGTACCTACTCAGGCGATACAGAGACGAGGCTCTTGCAAAGCCCGGGGAGcgtttctgctgctgcacgtCTTCTTCCCCTCACCTGGCCATGGCTGTCCGCTATGACAGGCGCTACATTCTAGGCCTTATCTTACAGGAAACTCATCGGATGGCCAGTATGTCCCCTCACACGGACCGAAGAGGGTGTTTTGCTACGGATGACGGCTCAACACCGTTGCATTTGGCCTGTGAGCTTCTGCGGCCCCAGGCGGTTATCATGCTGCTGGGAAATGGAGCGTCCCCACACGACCAGGACCCCAACGGCCTGACCCCGCTGGACGTCATTCTGGAAAAACTCAGGGACTCTAAAGTGATGAATGGTGGGGAGAGGAGGCAGTGCCTGGACAACCTGCTTATGTTTATGCCGAAGGTTCGGTTTAAACTGAAGGGGGCTCTGGACAGGGAGCCAGAGCGCTGGAGCAAGGTGCTGGGCAAGGAGATGTACAAGTACCTGACTGGAAAGAGCCCGGCGCCTCTGGTGCTCACCGCCATGCAGACAGTTCTGAAGCAGCTGAGTCCTGCGACCTTCCCGGACAGCCTAAATGACCTGCCAATACCCCCTTCTCTCAAACCGATGGGCCTTCCTGTTCACGGCGGCCGGCAGGACACTAAAGAGTGTGATAGTATGACTAAACTATTACTGCTCTAG